One Nostoc punctiforme PCC 73102 DNA window includes the following coding sequences:
- a CDS encoding NAD-dependent epimerase/dehydratase family protein, with protein sequence MRFAELAIAKGMKVRGLQNFSDKAKKAQKLGVEVIVGSVTNPATAQMACQAVDVVTHTAELAKEGGSIDHFHEVNVRSTVNIAKAAKNAVSKPLCIFRGDAAHTGIAEKNRHPKDNLITVVDLESFHPKC encoded by the coding sequence TTGCGTTTTGCTGAGTTAGCTATAGCAAAGGGAATGAAAGTCCGTGGACTACAAAATTTCTCGGATAAAGCTAAAAAAGCGCAAAAACTCGGTGTTGAGGTGATTGTTGGTAGTGTTACTAATCCAGCTACTGCCCAAATGGCTTGTCAGGCAGTAGATGTAGTTACACATACGGCTGAACTAGCTAAAGAAGGTGGGTCAATTGACCATTTTCATGAGGTAAATGTTAGGAGCACTGTCAATATAGCTAAAGCTGCTAAGAATGCTGTGTCAAAACCTTTGTGCATCTTTCGAGGGGATGCAGCGCATACAGGAATAGCTGAGAAAAACAGACATCCAAAAGATAATTTAATCACCGTAGTTGATTTAGAAAGTTT